The genomic region CTTCTGCCATAGCATAAATTATCCGAGGCATCGGAAACATGGAGCCAAGGAGACTAAGGACAAAGAAGGGGAAATAATCTACTTATATCACCTCCTGCTGAGCACAggcataaaaatgaaagcaagttTATGGCACTACAAACATAGAACAGGTGGCTTTCATTCACTTCAGCTTCTCCTTCAAGGGCTCCCTCTGCACACCCATTGTTACCGATAGCTGGCAACTGAGGTGAAAGCTCTAAGATTTTGGATAACTAAACTTAGCCATGAGGCACGAAAACAGCCAGACTTTCAGGTAGCTAAAGAGCTGTAACTTCTGTGAGCCTCCATGAGATGCTCACCTAATTGGATATCTGTAAGGCGATCTGAAACAACAGGTCtccagagagcaggagaagaTGACATATTCTACCTCCATCCTGCCTAGCCTCCAATCCAGATGACTGTCCTGCAGGCAACCTGTAGACAGATGGCCCTGAATATGAAAAGCCCCATATGCTCCATAAGAAGCATCTTGCACTATCTGACTCAAGTCTGCTCTTCACCCAGCAGGCCAGGATGTCTTGTGGGAAAACCATGCTTGCATGGCAGAGCTGCCTCCATGACTTAGTCACTCAACCTAGATTTATATTGCAGAAATGCACCTGCTGGGCCTGCTGCTAAGATGGGAGTTTCATGATACTGGTCATGTGCATCTCTGAAATGTATCACAGGGGGAAGTCTTGGTTCTTTTGAGGTAAGTAAGCCTGAATTTCAGACTTAAGCCTGCTCTTGGCTTTCTTGACCCAGGGAAACACTGTGAAAGCAAAGCCCTGACATGCACCATTTTTTAAAGGAGTTGGAGATCCATGTTTGCCTCGAGAGATGCACAAAGGAAGAGCAGTGTCTCACCTTGTAGAAAGTGCACACAAGGATCCAACGGCCACTGCGTAATTGGCTCCATCCCAACCCACATACTTAAAGGCATTGGGTAAAGGGCTATTGGTATCCAGCTGGTAGTAAGGCATCATGAGTGTCAGGGCAGCTGACACTCCAAAATAAGCCACGAAGCAGATGAGGAGAGATGCCACAATGCCAATAGGAATGGCCTTCTGAGGGTTTTTTACCTCCTCACctagaagaaagaaattgaaatatCAGCTAAACGATGAGCAGAAACTTTATTCCAACCCAGGGTATGCTGCCTGGGGCTTTCAAAGGCTTCATGGGCAGTGAGGTGCTGTTAGACCATGATGCTGCTGATGGCCTGCCCTATTCACTTGGGCATACTACAGCGTGTCTCCTCCAGTCCCTCCTTCTGAAAAACAATTGTGGGGGCCTTGCAAACTCAGGCACAGAAACAGTCTGGACTAAAAACAGTCCTTTCTCAAAAAAGACAATGTCTATCTCCAGTTACTCCTGGTATCATAAAACtacagaatgttaggggttggaaaggacctcaagatatcattgagtccaaccctgCATGGATGATGCAACCCCCAAAAGAGTTCAGTGATCACAAATGATGGGACAAGACATCGTTGTGCAGTTGCAGGGCAAATCCATGGATGCCCATTTCACATAGTATCTCCACCAGACCTGCTACTTAACAAACACAGCACCATAGGTGCCCAGTTTCAACAAAAGGCAGGCTTTGCAGAGCACCTGGAAATCATATGGAACTTTGAAAACCACTCTTAAAAAAAGGATTCCCTCTAGTTTTTATGGAACATTTTTGACAACCAAGTTAGTACGaatgtgcaggaaaaaaagagttctcAAACTTCAGGCACAGATAAATTAAGAAACAGCTTCCCTGTGGTACAGATCTACCCTTCTCTGAAAACAAGAGCTCCTGAGGTTTGGTATTTAAGGGTGATGAACTGACAACAGAGACCACTACATCTAAAAGTCAAAGGCAGATGAATGTGTTTCTCCTCCAAGGAGAAGCTCTAGGGCTGTCTGGTGTAATGGAGCTGGCACTTCTCAGATGCCTTGGAAGAAAACTTGGAAGAAAAGGCAGTACCTCTTTATCTGTGTTTGTGATgatctcctcctccctctgctccagctttgAAGTAACTCAGTTCTTGCCAAATGTGAAACTAAGGATAatccttctttcttcccagaACTGAGATTCTTCCTAGCCAGCAGAAATATAACAATTCTGATGGTTTCTCTCTCAGAAGGAGATCTGTGAACCTTTGGAGATAAAAACTCCCCCTGATTTTGAGGCAAAGCTTTAGGCTGCAGTTGACTCCCCAGAGGTTCCCTCTTTCTCTAGCTCTTCAAATACTTGAAGCTAGTGAATCTTCTTCAtctgaaagcactgaaaaacCCTACTCCAGGATAACCTGTTGATTAAAGCATCATCTGGAGTCAGGGGTTCAAACTTCACAATACATATAAGGCATCTGATCCTGGGCCTTCCCTGTTTGCATAACTGGTAAAGCTGGATGTGTTTCCTGTGGAGTCTGACATGGTGAGTGTCATCAGTAACCACCCACAAGATTGGGTCCTGAAGGcaaagaagaagggagaaatcTTGTTTTGTGGACTACACAGTCCAGCTGTGTGCCACAGCAGCTTGGAGTCAACACTCAGGCAGGCACTTGGACATACACTTTGGACACTTAACTATTAGAACCAGCTGAGCCAACAGTGTATTCCCAGCTGAGGTTCAGAGGGATGGTGAATGAAGTGCCCTGAATTACTCATTCTCTGTGCTGTGCAACATTACTGAAAGCCAATCTACCAGCAAACGGGTTCATTACCAGAATTAAGACATCTTCCATCCTACCTGTAGTAGCAATACAGTCAAATCCCACGAAAGCATAAAAACATGTAGCTGCTCCTGAGAGGACTCCTTTCCATCCATAGGGCATAAACCCTCCAACACCataaagcttttcttcctgtgtttgaCTAAAAGGCATGGCACTGGGTTAGAAGTCATCCTGCATTGGTGGGACTTACAAAACTATTCATTATAGctcataaaaaaatacaaagttagAGTCTAAAGTAAAACACTCTCCCTTTCACACACTAGGATACAAAAGCCAGGCAAAATGCTAAGCCCAACCCACTGCTGAGCTTTGGACTGGCCTAGGGAATGCATGGAATAAAAATGGTTCATGGTTTGCTCCCACCACCTGCTTTTTGGGGTGGATAAATACGTCTTGGctaggaaagggagaaaatagcATGAATATTAAAATTCCTTTCCTATATTACTGCAAGTGTAATGCAGTAATACAtattcatttaaacataagCTTTTGAAAAAGCACATGTAATTCTGAAAGCTGAACACTGAGAAACATGTAAACCATCCACTTTTCACCTAAAATGGACTATGATAAAGTGTAGGTGAATGGACATGAGAGAACAATGGAGGGTGCCATGACTGTCTAAAATCCACCCAATTGTCCATTCTCAGCTTAAAAATTCCCTGTGCCAAGATCATAACCAAACAGTGCTTGCACCtctgagggaggagaggagcctTCATCTCTGATGCACCAAATGCTTTGCTGATCCTCACCCAAAGCTCATTAAAGTCAACAGACAGACACATATTGATCCCCATGCACTCTGGATCAGGACTCCAGATCAGTGGTGAGTCATGTATCACAAACTCTTCAGTTCAAGTGACTTAGGTTACTTTTTCAGGGAAAAGCCTATGTAAATATAAGTTAAGACAACTAAATTAAAGTAAATCCCAAATCTGCAAGTCTTATCAGGTGTAAGTATCTGAACACTCTCATAGAAGCTCTGTTGAGACTTAGATGAAAAATGGCCCATTATCTGCAGAAATAGCACAATGCAAATGTGGATTACTCTGGAAATAATGAAGTAAAGTAAACCCCAGATGGACTTCACAAAAATAGTAAGTGGTAAGGGTCAAAGAGCTACAGTTAAGCTTTGAAGCTACTTCACTAATTGCTCCTTGCATGGGAATAGCAGTAGGAAGGAGGGGGTACCTTCCCTAGAGAAGTCATTTTTTCACTGCAGGCTGAATTTTGCAGAAAGGCTTAATATAAGCAGCTTGTGCACAAGCCAAACTTGACCCATGCAACATCTATGACTCTCTCCATATTTTTGCCAAACTGTACTTCCTTGCAGGCCAACACAAGGGATTTAGATAGCAGGCCAGGACTGAATTGATGTATGTAGAGAGATGTAAAGGCTCTCTTTCTGTGTAGTACAGTCTCAAGCACAAATTAACAGCCTTGTATTGCTGGGAACTCTTGTAAGATCCTCAATTTTGATCTTGTATAAGAAGACAGAATACAGGTCAAATAGAAAAATGTCATTAGAAATGGATTTGAGATATACCTCCTTCAGTGcattaaaataatctgcaaTTTGTCCTTATTTTATTGAGGCGTTTGGGACAAGGTCTCCAAAAGGTACAGTGGAACCTTTTGCCCAAGTGTTTAAAGAAACTACAGAGCTATACAGAGTCATGGCTTTATACAGCCACTAGAGCCAGCCTGGTGTAGCCTTGAGCAGGAGGCTGtctaaaaaattcttttctttcaaatttgtATGCTATGTTGGTCATGAGGCTGGAAATGGTTGGTTCTACAGCAGGGTCCATGTTGACACAGCCTAACACCTATCAGGTTCAGCCCATCAGCACAGCCTGATTTCAGCAAGCACACACCAAAACCAGGAGGGAGCCATGACATTTACTGGTTTTCTAAATCATTCCACAAACCTCCCTATTGAAAATGCATCAATTTCAAAGTTGAGAAGAAAAGATCCAACCTACTTGTCTCCATAAATGCTGTGGCTGGTGTTGTAAATGTCCTGTTCAGTCAGCTGCCAGTTTTTAATGGATCCTTTCACAAAGCCAGAGACCATGACGAAGCCAAGGACGAGGATGTTGATGCAAGTGAACACTTTGTTCACGAGGGCTGATTCCTTCACACCAAAAATCAAGAGCCCTGAGGAAACAGGGGCAAATAACACAGTCAGGCGTTTTGCCACCAGGAGCAGGCACTGGGGGCTTGCAGAGGtagcccagctctgcccatgcTGTGCTCTGCCTAACATATCACATTTCCCCACAAAGTCAAGTAGCTCAGGATTAACTCACCCAGAAGGTGGACAAGGACCCCAGCCCAAACATTACTGCTGTGGGATATCCTACACCTTCCTACCCAGCATGCCCAGTCAGCACATGCCCCTGGTAAAGTGCTTTGCTAAGACAGATAAGCTGcttccagtgctctgctcaTCTCATGGCAGTAGATTGTACCACCTAGGCACAGCCTCACACTCCACCCAGAGACCTGGAGAAAGCATCCCAGGTGGTTTTTCACAAAGGATCATTGTCTCAGAGGTCTTCACAATATGCAGAAGTTATAAAGAGAATTCAACTTTCctaagaagcagaggaaaacaggagCTTGGACAAATCCAGGAGCACAGCTACTTCTAGTGTCGATGACATGGAACGTGGCATCCTGGGAACCCTGCTCCTattccatagaatcataggaagttaggggttggaagggacctcaaaagatcattgagtccaaccctcctgccagagcagggtcacctacagcaggtcacacaggaatgtgtccaggtgggttttgaatgtccctagggaaggagattccacagcctccctgggcagcctgttccagtgctctgtcatccttacagtgaaaaaaattcttcctaacatttACACAGGACCACCTATGTTCTATGCTACTAACCTGTAATGTTTATATTTGAGTAAAAGTAAAGTTAAAAGTtcagaagaattttaattttacaggattttaattttacttttcaaaacttttctgAATTCTGATTAAAGCCTTGgtatatttttagaaagcaagAGGACCTCACTGTTTATCACACATTTATTATTCTGTAGTCTTGCACTCACTGCTGTAAAATGAAGCCCATATAtacctaaaataaaacaaaacaaaacaaaacaaaaaaacagtagTACATGAGTTTGTACTCAgctccatatttttttctcactttcctggctaaagaaactgaaaactgGCAGATTATCAAAGGGGGAATAAGGTTGATAGGTCAACAGAATTAAATTCTTGTGTAATAGCATTTGTAGACAGAAGGCTTTAATTTCCATAACTGATTGAGAATGtcatcttttctgttcttccttaTATAAAATGTGATTGAAGATATTAAAAGTGGCTCAAAAAATATTGAGCATGCTCCCCTCTATTTAAAAACCTTATAAACTGGCTATGCCCTGTACTAACTCCACAGCAGAGATATAGGTCAATCCAACACTTGTAGCAAATAACAACCCTTTAATACATTGTCCAGAACAAATTAGGACTTTGTGCCTGTTCCAAAAGCAAACAATGAAATTACAGAAGAAGCAGGTCCAAGACACAAACCCCTCCAAGGTTTTACCTGTTAGGATGACAATTATCACCACAGCAAAGATGTCTGGGTATTTTGCTAGCACTCCAGGAGCCTCCATCGTCatgtattttttacaaaattctTCAATGTGCTTGCCAATAATTTCATCAAACGTCGCACTCCAAGCTCTGGCCACACTTGAGGTTCCTGCCAGAGGACAAAAAGTATGCAAATTACCAGTTGTAGCTGGCACACATTTCAAACAGTGGGCACTTTGCACAGCTTTTGGCCATGAAAGGCCCCAGAGCAACCTTGTGTGTGGGTtcccaggggctgggagcagccttTCCTCTGCAGATCCAACCCAGGGCCTGTATTCAGCTTTGATGGTAACACACAGGTGGTGGGCCTCAGCCTGGTGCTCAACtgacaagataaaaaaaatccttataaGTGGTTAGGTTTCTTAGTAAATCTCAACTTTAAGATACAGCCTAGACAGACATTCTCCTGATGCTCCCAGCAACCTGAACTACCCCCAAACCTGGTTAATTTCTGCTACTAGAGAGGT from Heliangelus exortis chromosome 1, bHelExo1.hap1, whole genome shotgun sequence harbors:
- the SLC7A1 gene encoding high affinity cationic amino acid transporter 1 isoform X2, which translates into the protein MLLLSTRLRPTTCVLPSKLNTGPGLDLQRKGCSQPLGTHTQGTSSVARAWSATFDEIIGKHIEEFCKKYMTMEAPGVLAKYPDIFAVVIIVILTGLLIFGVKESALVNKVFTCINILVLGFVMVSGFVKGSIKNWQLTEQDIYNTSHSIYGDNQTQEEKLYGVGGFMPYGWKGVLSGAATCFYAFVGFDCIATTGEEVKNPQKAIPIGIVASLLICFVAYFGVSAALTLMMPYYQLDTNSPLPNAFKYVGWDGANYAVAVGSLCALSTSLLGSMFPMPRIIYAMAEDGLLFKFLAKVNEKRKTPIIATVTSGAIAAVMAFLFDLKDLVDLMSIGTLLAYSLVAACVLVLRYQPEQPNLAYQMARTTEDNNESVSTSESQTGFLPEEEEKCSLKAILCPPNSDPSKFSGSVVNVSAFIIGFLIVGSCILTALEPSILIKTLWIIAAILVLIVSFVIWKQPESKTKLSFKVPLLPLLPVVSIFVNVYLMMQLDLGTWIRFAVWMLIGFVIYFTYGIWHSVEATYAASAEAERSTQAGSGSCK